The sequence below is a genomic window from Gossypium hirsutum isolate 1008001.06 chromosome A11, Gossypium_hirsutum_v2.1, whole genome shotgun sequence.
atcatttaagctatttaatcatttcccacaattttgcatttgatacaatttagtcctttttgttcaattagctatcagtactttaaaatttcttgacgaaactttaatactaacttattaacactccataaatatttataaaaatatttatggctcgatttaaaattctcgaggtATCGATAGCacgttttcaattttaattattttaatatatatatgtcgaaaccatttttttgaaaacaggaATCGACcttattctaaaattaaaattaaaacgggagtcgccactgatTTTTAttgggtgtgatcggatcacccttgttttaataaaacattttagtttactaaaacgacattttgatctacgaaatttgagaaaacgggttcgggagtcggttacgtacgaggaaggattagcaccctcgtaacacccaaaattggtacctaattgattaattaatgtcttaatatcaaaaattgaaaagatttaaaataaatttgaaatacgatcccttttttatGAATGTTGAGTTTAAAAGTGCTTGAATTGGATCAAAACGATTGCTAAAGATTTCCTTGTCTCGAGACATCGGAgaatcacatcccgtaagttaggacgcgatacCTTGAACTTCCGAGCGCaagtttatctttaattttaattgaaatttcatgtgttttaaaactcgaaaggatatttggctatttagaatCAATGAGagaatcgaaaccccgtaagttagggcacaattcctcggtGTTCCAAaacgcgaaacattgccttattttcaaaatttcttttgttttaaatttggtcctaaaaattttaatgaaatatttaagaGGTATACGTTAGAAACAAATCGCGAAGAATAATCCAAATAATGAAACGAATATACACCATAAAAGTCATAATATCGAAATGTTTGGACGCGGTTGGGATGACAAGACTTTACAAATCAATATATGTTTTAAACATATGGGCCACTCGATGAATGGGTAAACAGGGTAAGCGTACATGGTTTTGAGCATACACATTTCGCAgtagaaataatatataaataacataaataatgaaaagacaaataaaacaatatggtaaatgaataaataacaataacaggTAAAGTGTTGAACTAGAAACATAAAACATATAAGGGTATAATAAACGAACAAATAAGACAAAATATAATGAAAGTGCAGTCATCTAAAACCCAAACATAATTTAACCGATTTTGCAATGGAATTTGGAACAAAaggaatatacatgtatatatatataaaattcaaaatggtgaaaaatgtaaagaattttaaagtaaataacataaaaaataatttaaaccaaGTAATTCATATAAAACTCTAAAATAGAATATACACaaagatttaaaataaatcatgtatataaaaatttaaaataaataatgtaaaaataatcTTCCAAAATACATAACGTATAAGAAGTATgtgaaaaaatttaatataagtaATATATGAAGTCTTAaggtaaataatgataaaatgcttgtaataaataataacagaatttaaaattgtttacatataaaatagtataacgaaagaacatgtaaaaaaaaaaacttaaaatatgcAAGATGGTTTATCATACATAATGTATAAGATATTGAGAATAAATgggataaaaagaaaattttgagacaAAACATTGtatgaaaatcatttaaaaaagtatgtatatatatgtacataataatTTAGAGTACAAagatacatataaaaatttaaaatgaatactACGTATGatgattcaaaaaaaataacatatatgcaaaatttttaaaattgataatgatttaaatatatgatatatccaaaataatgccaataataatagtaataataatgtagataagaaacaagaaaataaaataatataatatgacaaatttaatataaaattgattgatttgatgACATACTGGTGATACTAATGATAACACAATAATAATGACATAGAAAACaatgatatcaataaaataataaggaCAAAAATAACTCCAATATTAACAATAACGACAATAATAGAATAACAACAATaacaaataaagaataataatgatTATAACTATAATGTAAAACAGTGATATAAATAGTAACAACAATAATGATAACATATAAGAAATAATAGAATAATGGCAATAATAATAAGTAGTAATAatagaattaataataaaaataaagttgattaattaataaaaaaatggttgattaattaaaaaaggactatattgaattttggaacacaaatttggggcgaattcgaaataaaaaaggaaggaaGGACCACATTGAAATGCACCAAGAAAGTAGAGGGATCCCATGCGCAAATAGACCATTCGatcaaaatgcgcggatcctccatGGGCGTAGGTCGGGTCGCGTGTGGGAGgtccaaaacggtgtcgttttggcacCTGGACCCCCCACtcccaaacggcgtcgtttgccTCTAGTATTTAAGttagtttcttttcttcatttcagtttctttttaaaaaaactaaggGCCTTTTGCCCTCTCTCCCTCTCCCTTTGCTTCAGCCAATCGGGCTATCTCACTGTCCACTGTATCGCCACTATTTTCGGTGCCCGGCGATGTGCGACCATGGGTATTTAAACCCCGCTTGGGAGCCCTTCGAAGGCCAAGCACCTCGACGTCCTTTGGGAGCCAAGAGAGAAACCCGTGGCCCTCTTATTCGAACCCAATCGCCACGATGGAGAAGGTTCTCCGGCGACGCGTCCGTGGTTTCAAGTGAGGTTTccttatttctttccttttactTTTGTCTATTTTcgtatataaaaaagaaaaataaaaaaaaacagaataaatgAACTCAGATCTTAGAACGAAAGTGAAAATCAACCTTTTTTGATTTCTTGCTCCCCTTTGTTTATGTTTGTTTCGATCTCTAATATCTGTGTTACAAAATcttttttttctatcaaaaaaGAAGAACCCCCCTTTTAAACACCCCCTTCAATCGGGTTCCTCCCaaggctttatagccgatttcGCTATTGTTTCTCTGCTATCTCCTTTGCTGTTTGCACATGGTTTTtgtctttttgtgtcctattttctTGCTTGTTTGCAGGCTTTGAGGGGTGTCAGACGCATGGAGGAGAGGGGCATGCGTGGGGCGTGCGACGGTGGTAGTGCGCAAGGTGGCCAATGGTTGGCCTAGAGGTTCGACAGCACACCTGGGGGCTGAGCTGTGGCTGAAGGTTGATTGCTGAAAAATTTTAAGATAgttgggctagggttttgaaTTGGGCTTGGGTATTGGGTTAATTTGTAATGggttttttgtgtgtgtgtgtgtgtttttttaggctggtaattgggttttaattgggtattaggtttattatttattggactgtttttgttgtttttttttgtgatttgggCTCGGGCTAATTAGTTTTATTATatcgggcctgggcaaaattaggcccgtacaatatatatatattttagtacatttcactatttcaaaattttttctaacttcacatttaacttatactcactaaattaataatatttcctactcatttgtcggatttagtgatctcgaatcactgttccgacaccactgaaaattaggctgttacacgaACACTCGAACAAAACGCCACCCAACTTATCTTTCAATGGCAAAACATTGCTCATCAACTTCCCGATGAAATAAATCCCGATCTTATAATGCTTAACTTCAATTCAACTCAAAACGGGAGTAGAACATTTCAAGCTTTGTTTACTTCATTGTTCCTCGGCACCATTAACGAACTTCTCCCAATTATGCAACAAAGATTCCCCCAGCTCAGATTATCAAGACAAGATTGCACCGAAATGAGTTGGATCGAAGCGATCATTTACTTCAACCAACTCAAAAACCAACCCTTGGAGAGTTTGCTTAACAGAACTTTCCTAAAACCCCTTGGCAGCCAATACTACAAATCCAAATCTGACTACGTAAAGGAACCCATCTCCGAAACTGCATTGAATGGTTTAATTTCAAGACTTACCGACGAACAAGCCCCGTCGGCCTACATTATCTTCATGGCCTATGGAGGAATCATCGATCGGATTCCTGAGGACGTAACACCATTCCCGCATCGAGCCGGCAATTTGTACAAAATCCATTACACCGTGAAATGGCAAGAACAAGACAACGTGAACTCGCAAAGATACATTGATTGGACAAGAAGAAGTTATAGGTATATGACTCCATTTGTTTCAAAATTTCCACGAGAGGCTTACGTTAATTATCGAGACCTCGACATTGGCTCCAACAACGTGAATCATACAAGCTATGCACACGCGAGGATTTGGGgtcgtaaatattttaaaaactactTTGATCGATTGGTGCAAGTGAAGACAGAAATTGATCCTAAGAATTTTTTTAGGCATGAACAAAGCATCCCTCCTTTTccttaaaatgttaaaaaaacatCATTAAGgaaattaagttaaataaaagTCAATGTATTCgatccatacaaacataaatataaaacgATAATAttatacaatataatataaacatgAATGTGTCAatctatatatttaaataatattatatcttaCAAAATACATAAGGCTTGTATAATATTAAGTACATAGaattaaaatttacataattgaaaaaaattagactTTATAAAtatcttaattataaaaataagtaCATAAGCATGAAATGGATTCACATATACATGTTTACATCTATTCGAAACAGATACATAACAtataaaactattgatttaattattatttcgtTGTTGactaaggcttagtttggatAGGCGATTGGGTGGGGTGCGGTgcagtgcgtttagcttactttttgtctcacgctacagtatcgctacaatatctaatctcaccgccaccgctgtttttatactaaccgcaggtaaacgtaccgcccatccaaactcaccctaaagcTTTTCCTAAAACTCAAGTAACCAGTCTTGAATGGAAAGAATGGTCCACAATTatgattacttttttttaatatattcactttcatattctttttaatgtatataatcgtaacttttattttctcttttttttggattttgaatGTCAAAAATACTTTATTATGAGGCTGGGTTCGTTTTttgaacatattttatttttttgtttaaatttattttttgagctTATATTTTTTCAATCATTTATTTTTGAGTTtactttatttgtatttttttttattttttttattttctaatattcaagcactttttcttctttttattctcAGATCGATGTGATTACTTCATTGTTATCAAATTGATCAAAAATATGTAAAAAGTTTACTTTAATGTGCTTTTCATTTCAATCTGTCTAATGATCAAgcactttttcttctttttttctcagtCGATGTGATTACTTCATTGTTAGTCAAAATTACAAAACACTCAAATAAATAAGCAAACAAGACATCTTACCTTTGACTAAACtcctaataattaattaaaaatatttcaccACCAAACTTTAAATAACTCTAATCTTCTCACCCTAGTAATAAACAAACTTTAAATAACTCTGATCTTCTCACCCTAGCAATAGCCAACGCTGCAGCCATACTATTACCTTGCGTCTTAACCACTGAGTTTTTACGTGTAATGATCAAGCTACTTAATTGACTTGATAGATTTGATTAATTCAGATTAGTCTTTggaaaaaatagttaatttaatttataaatattaataaatttagaaaaaattttaagatCATATTTCAAATAGCAAGATATAATTTAGGCATTGCTCAAAACCAAGTAAACTATTGATGAATGGTCTAGTTTGTCAATGTTGGTCTTCTAGAATTATATCCCGTCAGCTTAATTATTGTTTGATTTCAACATCCTAATCTACAAATCCTTAGGCAAAGACACAATAAAACCTAATGGTCAAGGGATGAACTCGACCACCATGTCTGTATGAAAAGTCTTAGAATaattgataatactctaaaatgacgtgtttttatatattaatcatgtgtttattttgagcttgagcctactaatttgagctatttatgtctttttatcttttagggactaaattggaggcgaaaagtaaattcaagggaaaaaaCGTCAATTCGGAGATTAAATGAGCCAATATGCAACGTGggacaaatatggtgccaaaagtgcgaacatggaaggcacaaggacttaaaagcaaatagaagagattttattttggaagactctattttattttattctattaggataattaatattaagataattattaggattattcaaatttaggattttattttaattatctttgtttatttttaattaaatgtatttatctttttagaatttaagttcaattagactatctccctagcactataaatagggggtgaagtgactctatttggaaggatctttttctgtaaacactctcccccaaaagtcttttgttctttcatatttcttttcaataaaatttctttttccatatttttatttattttctttcccacaattatcatgagccactaaaacccttctagccaaaagttgtcaatatttccccaaaaaaggttcttgaggcctagaatccgtacttagccttctcgccaagtattcatcatttctccgcactacgggctgacgcttccgtccatggcccttaagaagtaagcttttcagcatatgcaaaggcggccgctttgtatgttttggaaggattgcatagtcggttcgttaacttactgcgtcagaggttggcgagccaaggAGACAAAATGgtgtgggattcgccattgagaagcgttgatctagcatagattactggctagagtcaggttccctaaaaatcgtaagtctaatatttggagctggtggtcgtaggcgtcctcttccactataactggcttactcgagtcgagaaggatcatccaaaagccaaggattgagcccaaggtggaatgagacaaccggaggctagaactttcccataagaatttcttttcacttaaaactctctttattatttttattattttcgtaatcataatttcagtaaactttaaactctatttttattttattttcgcttccaaaatcaattcttaaaatctgtttttttttttattttttccagtaacgcaggttttcttgggcacga
It includes:
- the LOC107923485 gene encoding berberine bridge enzyme-like 24 produces the protein MCDHGYLNPAWEPFEGQAPRRPLGAKRETRGPLIRTQSPRWRRFSGDASVVSSEALRGVRRMEERGMRGACDGGSAQGGQCQYYKSKSDYVKEPISETALNGLISRLTDEQAPSAYIIFMAYGGIIDRIPEDVTPFPHRAGNLYKIHYTVKWQEQDNVNSQRYIDWTRRSYRYMTPFVSKFPREAYVNYRDLDIGSNNVNHTSYAHARIWGRKYFKNYFDRLVQVKTEIDPKNFFRHEQSIPPFP